GGAGCAAAAATCAACCAGGAAGGGTTGCTAAACCCCAGCCCACAACCCTGTGCTTGGATTTGCAATAAATGCCTGGCACTTCTTCCCTGGGCTCAGGGAAGTGGACCTGCTTTGCTGTGCATGCACCAAAGCCTCAGAGGGTTTCCAAGCAGGGCTTTTAGGCATGGCTTCCTAAGGAAATAGGATGGGTGTGATCCAGGGGATCTCAGCTGGCTTGCCAGCTCGTCCCCTCCCCCGGTGGCTTTGGACCTGTTGTCATGTCTAGGGAAGAGATTCCAAAGCTGGGATAATTTCTTGGAAGGAGGTGGGTGGATAGAGATTCCCCTGCTTCCCTGAGGAGCACCAAAGTGCTGACCTCCCGTTAGACACCAGAGAATCTGCACTTCAGGTGGGCAAAGTGGGAAATCAGgtgtgattttttgtttgtttgttttctaagcCTGTGTCCCGCTGTTTCCTGCcttgccctgctgtgcccctctctccttcctgcctgggTACGTGGGGCACAGCCTTGGCATTAACtacctcttcctctcctcccctctgctctgacACGGACCTGGgatgctctccctgctgctgcctggctccagAACACACGCCAAGCCGGGTAAGCTGTGGCAGGCATGTGGCCTCAGCTGGCCCTGATGGCATCTCCAGTGTGCTCCAAGCTGgctcctgggaagggatgggggtGCTGGGTGAGCTTTCCTGGCCTGGGTGGGCTGTGTTTGCATCAGGGTTTTGTAACTGAAGGTTCTGGGCCACCTCAATTCAGTCTTTGCTGATGCAAGGAGCTAAAGATCAAGGGCTGCTCCCAAAATAACCAGCTCTGTCCTTTTCAAGGAGTTTCCAGTTTAAGAATCATTCTGAACAGGTCTCAGAGCTCTCAGCCCCTCTGCAGTCCTTGGTTGCCCCCTCCCTTTTAGGATCCCCCCAGTCCCAGAGCTGTGACTCTCTTCCCAGGCTCCGCAGTAGCTCTGCAGTATCAGAGTACAGGCAGGAGAAAGAAGGGTTAATGAGCCTCTCAGCTGGGGAACTGTAGGCATTGATCTTGGGCTTGCaaggtgggagaggaggaagtAGAGAAGGTGTCTGTGATCCCATGACTACCCAGGCACCTCCTCCAGAGATCCTGGGGGGCAGGGATCACCTTTCTGCTGCCTGGTTCTGTGCCAGAACTGTGGATCTGACTGTGCTGGGAGCAATCAGGTGCAGGGagccctgggatggggcatctcCATCACTTTCTGGCTGCCCTGTGATGAGTGTGGGGTTGCCAGGGGATGTGTGACacccctgcagctgccagcagcctctgggggagGGATGTTCTTCCTGCTTGGCCCCATTCTGCTTCCCAACCCTCGTGGCAGGGTTAAAGTGAAGTAAACACCTGTGAGGATTTTCTGCTCCACCCTGGCTCGTTGTCTCTGCAGGGGTGGATCTCTCTGGTAGTGCTGGGGATGTGCCTTGCTCAGATCCCCACGTTGGGGTTTTGGGGTCCTTCCCGCCAGGCGTGGAGATGCTTTGCTAGGATGGAGGTGGTCatggagcagggcctggccccACTGAGAGGTGAGGGGCAGCTGTCTGCCCTCACAGTGGCTCACACaccttcttctccctctctgcctcagaGCATTTCTGCTTCCCCTCCCGAGAGCCTGCGGGACGAGGAGCGGACGGGGCTGAAGCGGAAGCGGGAGGAGAAGGACCTGCCTGGGCATTCTGTGAGTGCACCAAGGGGTGTGGCTGgggagctcctgctgcagagggctgGTGTCTTGTGAGCAAGAACAAACCGAATTAAGAGCCCCATGGAGGCCCCTCAGCCTGAGGTTGGGTTGCTGCCAGCAGGACATGGCTGATGTTGGTCCATGGAGTGATGCACAGGAGAAAATGGGTCTCTCTGCTGTCTGAGGTCCtggggcagagcacagagcctgGTCCAGCCTTGCCCTGTCCTGACTGAGCCCTTCTGGATTTCTCCCTCCTTGCAGGACAGCGATGGGGACAAGAGTGACTACAACCTGGTGGTGGATGAGGTAAGCCCTTGGAGCCTGGCAAGGGCTCCTGCTCAAGCTGCAGTCATTAGGTTTAGGACTCTGGTTCCTCAGCTTTGGGGTTCTTTAGGCTTCAGCTCACTGCTGTTGGGCAGCAGTGGCCAGCCAGGACAcgtgccagccctgctccagtgtgttGTGCCAGCCAAGACTGATTCCATTCCCACTGCTCTGGGAAGTCTGTGCCAGCCAGGGCTCAGCTTTGCCAGCCACAGGCTTGGCTCTGCTTCACAATCCCCTTTCAGCCCCGCTGCTGTAGCATCCCATATGGGGAGGCTGATAAGCTGGATGAGAGCTCCACGGAGCTGGgcttgctgctggcagctcccgtggctggaggtggcaggagCCTCGCAGCACACCCTGGCCCTGCCAGCCCAAGGCCTCGAGCCCCGTCCTGCCTGGCCTGGCCCTCGAGCAGCCTCGACTTCAACACCTGTGGCTGTGTCTCAGTGCAGGGGATTCACTGAATTCCAGTCTTTTGCAATGGAACTGCCACGTGCTTCTGGTGCAACCTCCGCTGGCTGAGGCACACGTGACAGAACTTCATCCCAGCCACCACTGTTCCTGGTGGAGATGATGTTTTCGGGGACATACTTCTTCCCTTCCTAGAAGACAGAGGGGAGAGCAAGACATGAGGTCTTTTTTACTCGTGCCACTTCCTAAGAAAATACAAGCCCTGAAAGGAagatcagcaggaatttctgcagaaaatgacACTTATGAAAGCCACTCGTTGGTGTCATTATGGtgataaaaaaatcacagaccTGGCTGAATGGTTAATAGGGAGTGCAAGAGCCGAGCGGTGGCCTCTGAAATGGCAGCCCTGTCTCAGCTCCTCCTGTGGGCTGATCCCCATCCCTCCTTGTGAAGGCATCCATGGCCACCAGCGTCCTCTGAACCTGCTGTCACCTCTCATTTTGTCCAAAGAGAAAAATCGAGGCCGTTTCTTATCCAGGAGGGCAGAACGGAGTCCTCTGAGCAGATGCTCCTCATTGAGGCCGAGGGGACCGATGGTAGTCCTGGGTGGCTCCCCAGGGCCCCTATCATGCACAGAGGGgttcctgcttcccacagcGCTGTTCTCCCCCCAGGACCCGCCCTCGGAGCCCGGCAGCCCTGGCCGCTCGCCCAGCCGCCGCCTGGCTCCGTCCCGCCGGGAGCTGCCCGAGAGCCCGGCGTCCATcggctccagcagcagcaccgcgCCCCTGCAGCCCAAGGACCAGAGCCCGGTAGGAaatccctgggcagcctgggctgggggtggcatGTGTGGCCCCGAATTTCTCTCTGTGGCCAGCCCGCCGCAGCGCAAAGCGGGCGAAGAAAAGCCGGTGGTTTGTGTGCGCTGCCACCGCCcaccctggggacagagggCCGTGCCCTCGGGGTGGGACAGGCTCTGCAGTGCTCTCCACCCGCCTGCCTGCAGGATTCCCCAGAGCTGCTCGTAGCaattgatttttccttcttctttttttttttttttttattttccttctcagtggcttttttttcctctccttccttgccAAGCACCAGTCCAGCGCTCAGATTGAAACATCAGCAtgtgggaagggggagggatGTTTCTGCCACTCCTTGGCCTCCCAGCCACCGCAGGGACCAAGCGATACGTTCCCCCATCTGGGGTCAGGAGCCAGCTGGGGGCTGCGGGCAGCAGCGAGCAGCAGCTCCCCGGCACAATCGGATTAGAGCAGACAAAGCGCCCAGAGCaatctgccagcacagcacGTAGCTTTTCtctgttattaattttttttttttttctttcctttgctggTGTCGACAAAATCCccagacagaaaaagcagaagaaataggagaggcaaggaaaaaagcaaggaatGAAGTAGCTGTGGGGATTGGAGAGGCTAATTCATGCCAGGCATCCTCCTGGTcccaggctggggatgggggTGCCCCTACATGCTCGAGGGAGCAGCAGATGTGTTTGTGGGGTCTCGTGCTGGTGGGCACTGCAGGGTTGGGGCACTTTGGGGTGACTTGGAGCTTGCATGGGGTATTTGCACCTATGGGGAGAGTGGGGCTGTGTGAGGGGCAAAGGCGAGGGGTCCTGGATGGCCAGACCCTGTCCAGCTCCATCCAGGAGCTCCTTCCACCCTGCAGAGTGTGGAGGCTGCTGACCCACCTGGTGCTGGGAGGGCTGTCCCAGGCCCTGGTCCCATTGctgaagctgcttttttcctctctgcacagACCGACTCCATGGCCAGCGCTCCGACCTCCAagccctcctcttcctcaccacCCCGTGACTCCCTCACGCCTGGCCCCGGGCCCAGCTCGGCCATCCCGCTCCGGCCACCCCCGGCCAAGGCCCCCACCACCGACACCGTCAGTGAGTGTCCGAGGACAGCGCCGAGGTCCTGCTCCGCGGTGACAGTGCcgtggggctgggatggagggaggcaGGACACAGTCTGCCACCAACAGAGCTGGCGGGGCCATTTTGCTCCACAAAATCAGCCCTATCAACCATGGCCAACAGGAGCATTGCCACATACCAGACTGCCTGGTGGGCTCAGACCTGCCGAGGGTGGTGGTCGGGGTGGGGGCAGGGgttttatctgtttttctctgatgAGTTGTCATTTTGGTGGGGCTGCATGAAGCTGGCAGCTTCAGAGCTTGGCTGTGGGGGCCAGAGGGGGTGGCTGTGCAGTCACCAGGTGCCCCTCTCCCCCGGGTGACGCTCGCTCGCGCCCGTGGGCCAGGGCCAAGACGCGGGTCTCTCCTCGTGCAGCTCTCCGCAGCCCTctgagctcctccagcccctACACGTCCTCCTTGGGGATGGTGCCCCACGCCGCCCTCAGCGGGGAGCTCCCATCCCCTGGCCTCTACATGGGCATCCACCTCTCGCCCCAGGTCAGCAGCGCGGTGCTCTATGGCCGCTCCCCCATGGTAAGTGACCGAGGGAGAGGCTGGGTCTGCTGCCgtgtgctggctctgctccctgtcccctggGCCTGCGCTGTCCCTGTGCAACATCTGGGGCTTGAGCTGGGGGGTGCAGCCATAGGAAGGGCTCCCTTCCAGAGGTGGATGGGTCGTGAGGCTGGTGGAGGCTTCAGTGCGCTCAGAGAAGCCTCTGCTAGTTCCACTGGTGTGTAACTGTGTCTGTGGGAACCCATTTGGGCCTTTGTCACTTGCATGTGAGGACACGGCAAGCAGGGAGCATAGAGCCAGGCTGGCCTGGTCCCAGCACGTGCAGGGAAAGGCCTGAACCCAGCTTTGgtgtcctctgctctgctcctcatgTGGCCTTTGCTTTGTACAGGTGGCGTTTGAGTCGCACCCTCATCTGAGGGCTTCCACCCTCTCCTCTTCACTCTCCACCGTCCCTGGAGGGAAGCCGTAAGTGGCTGCACACGCTGGGGCTGTGAGGAGGGTGGGCAGCAAGGGGCTGAGCCAGGTGCTGAGAGCATCTCCCTCCCAAGGGCtcacccagggcagggcagggctgagggggaGCTGCTCTCCACTCCAGCGTCCAGCACTGCCATTTCATTCCTGGCAGCTTGCAGTAACAAGGAGCTGGGTAATTAAACCCCTCATTAGCCAGAGCACAACGGGCACCTTCCACCTTGGCTAAGGGAGCGTGGCTCAGGGAGAGGTCACCTCCTGCCCTCGGGCATCACACAGGGGTTGTTCAGGCctctcttctgctcctttccagtTCCTACTCCTTCCATGTCCTCTGACTCCAAACCGCGCTGCCTGTGTCAGACCCGCTGGGACCCGCGTGGCACCGGCCACTGTCCACACAGGATTCTGGGCTGGttctcactgctctgctcccttccaGTGCCTACTCCTTCCACGTCAGCGCCGATGGGCAGATGCAGCCGGTGCCTTTCCCCCCCGACGCCCTCATCGGCTCCGGCATCCCCCGGCACGCGCGGCAGCTGCACACCCTGACCCACGGCGAGGTGGTCTGTGCTGTCACCATCAGCAACTCCACGCGACACGTCTACACCGGGGGCAAGGGCTGTGTCAAGGTGTGGGACGTGGGGCAGCCGGGCACCAAGACGGCCGTGGCTCAGCTGGACTGCctggtgaggaggaggaggagcagaaaggcctcaggggtggggctgggaaggggaaggtgCCCCTGTTCCAgtggaggggacagaggggccTTTCACGTGTGCAGTGAGAGAAAGAGATGCGTCTCCTGCGAGCCCCTGTGTGCTCATGCTCACCTCCTTCTTGCCTTGCCCTGTGCCCTGTCACCCCCGTTCAGAACCGTGATAACTACATCCGTTCCTGCAAGCTGCTCCCCGACGGCCGCAGCCTGATCGTGGGGGGGGAGGCCAGCACCCTCTCCATCTGGGACCTG
The sequence above is a segment of the Corvus cornix cornix isolate S_Up_H32 chromosome 28, ASM73873v5, whole genome shotgun sequence genome. Coding sequences within it:
- the TLE2 gene encoding transducin-like enhancer protein 2 isoform X5, which encodes MFPQGRHPPPLQPGQPFKFSVLEICDRIKEEFQFLQAQYHSLKLECEKLVSEKTEMQRHYVMYYEMSYGLNIEMHKQAEIVKRLSAICAQIIPLLTQEHQQQVLQAVERAKQVTMGELNSIVGSISASPPESLRDEERTGLKRKREEKDLPGHSDSDGDKSDYNLVVDEDPPSEPGSPGRSPSRRLAPSRRELPESPASIGSSSSTAPLQPKDQSPTDSMASAPTSKPSSSSPPRDSLTPGPGPSSAIPLRPPPAKAPTTDTVTLRSPLSSSSPYTSSLGMVPHAALSGELPSPGLYMGIHLSPQVSSAVLYGRSPMVAFESHPHLRASTLSSSLSTVPGGKPAYSFHVSADGQMQPVPFPPDALIGSGIPRHARQLHTLTHGEVVCAVTISNSTRHVYTGGKGCVKVWDVGQPGTKTAVAQLDCLNRDNYIRSCKLLPDGRSLIVGGEASTLSIWDLAAPTPRIKAELTSSAPACYALAISPDAKVCFSCCSDGNIVVWDLQNQTMVRQFQGHTDGASCIDISNYGTKLWTGGLDNTVRCWDLREGRQLQQHDFSSQIFSLGYCPMGEWLAVGMESSNVEILHVTKPDKYQLHLHESCVLSLKFASCGKWFVSTGKDNLLNAWRAPYGASIFQSKESSSVLSCDISVNDKFIVTGSGDKKATVYEVVY